The Roseimicrobium gellanilyticum genome contains a region encoding:
- a CDS encoding methylated-DNA--[protein]-cysteine S-methyltransferase produces MTYSYKTMKTPVGELKIVASDRGLAAVLWENDDPKRVRLSPMVANKNHPVLLEAERQLRDYFAGKLKKFSLKFDPVGTDFQKDVWNALSTIPFGQTRSYAQIATQVGRPKAVRAVGAANGKNPISIIVPCHRVIGSNGKLTGFAGGLEVKEVLLNLESGKQ; encoded by the coding sequence ATGACCTATTCCTACAAAACCATGAAGACCCCGGTGGGAGAGCTGAAAATTGTGGCCAGTGACCGCGGCCTGGCCGCCGTCCTCTGGGAGAACGACGACCCCAAGCGTGTGCGCCTCTCTCCCATGGTGGCAAACAAAAACCACCCCGTTCTCCTCGAAGCCGAACGCCAGCTCCGCGACTACTTCGCGGGCAAGCTGAAGAAATTCTCCCTGAAGTTTGATCCCGTGGGGACGGACTTCCAGAAGGATGTCTGGAACGCTCTCTCCACCATCCCCTTCGGCCAGACCCGCAGCTACGCGCAGATCGCAACCCAAGTCGGTCGCCCCAAAGCCGTCCGCGCCGTCGGTGCTGCGAACGGTAAGAATCCCATCTCCATCATCGTCCCCTGCCACCGTGTCATCGGCTCCAATGGCAAGCTGACGGGGTTTGCGGGGGGG
- a CDS encoding DNA-3-methyladenine glycosylase 2 has protein sequence MIDPKAAYSALKSHDPRFDGVFYVGVTSTGIYCRPICPVKTPQLKNCRFFDSAEAAEKASFRPCLRCRPELAPGHAPVDNAHRIAHQISHRIDEGMLEDGTGLEEIAAQFEISSRQLRRIVQKELGVSPIELLQTRRLLLAKQLLTETKLPVTEIAFASGFSSLRRFNDAFSSQYRMPPTRLRKEAANEEHQTAIDAAGTSTLQLNYRPPYDWDGILEFLKARMIKDVELDTSDSYARTVRLGKHTGWLKVTHAAEKHALMVEFTHSLAPVLPTLLGRLRNLFDLTARPDLIAAHLMRDKTLKAAVKKNPGLRVPGAFDGFEMVIRAILGQQITVKAATTIACRFADAFGEKFETPFPELSRLSPLASRVARASVDDVATLGIVSARSKTIIALAQAFHSGVVKLDAGANPDTAIAQLVALPGIGPWTAHYIAMRALRWPDAFPKEDIAVRNNLGGVSAKEAEDLSQAWRPWRSYAVMHVWRNPPPKPKPAE, from the coding sequence ATGATTGATCCCAAAGCTGCCTACAGTGCCCTGAAGTCCCATGACCCGCGTTTTGACGGAGTCTTTTATGTCGGCGTGACCTCGACGGGCATCTACTGCCGGCCCATCTGCCCGGTGAAAACGCCTCAGCTGAAGAACTGTCGCTTCTTTGACAGCGCGGAGGCCGCAGAGAAAGCATCGTTCCGGCCGTGTTTACGTTGCCGTCCCGAACTGGCGCCGGGCCATGCGCCAGTGGACAATGCACATCGCATTGCGCACCAGATCTCGCATCGCATCGATGAAGGCATGCTGGAGGACGGCACGGGCCTGGAGGAGATCGCCGCGCAGTTTGAAATCAGCTCGCGTCAATTGCGGCGCATCGTTCAAAAAGAATTGGGCGTCTCTCCGATCGAACTGCTGCAAACGCGCCGCCTGCTGCTGGCCAAACAATTGCTCACGGAAACGAAACTGCCCGTGACGGAAATCGCCTTTGCCAGTGGCTTCTCCAGCCTACGACGGTTCAACGATGCTTTCAGCTCACAGTACCGCATGCCTCCCACGCGGTTGCGTAAAGAGGCGGCGAATGAGGAACATCAGACCGCCATTGATGCTGCAGGCACCTCGACGCTGCAGCTGAACTATCGCCCGCCGTATGATTGGGATGGCATCCTGGAATTCTTGAAGGCGCGCATGATTAAGGACGTGGAACTGGACACCAGTGACAGCTATGCGCGCACAGTGCGACTGGGAAAACACACAGGCTGGCTCAAAGTGACGCACGCGGCGGAGAAGCACGCGCTCATGGTGGAATTCACCCACTCACTCGCGCCGGTGTTGCCAACCTTGCTTGGCCGACTGCGCAACCTCTTTGACCTTACCGCTCGTCCAGATCTCATCGCCGCGCATTTGATGCGCGATAAAACACTGAAGGCGGCCGTGAAAAAGAATCCGGGGCTGCGTGTGCCGGGTGCCTTCGATGGATTTGAAATGGTGATCCGTGCGATTCTCGGGCAGCAGATCACCGTGAAGGCGGCCACTACGATCGCGTGCCGGTTTGCAGACGCTTTCGGAGAGAAATTCGAGACGCCATTCCCCGAACTCAGCCGGCTCTCCCCGCTCGCAAGTCGGGTCGCCCGGGCCAGTGTGGATGATGTGGCAACACTCGGCATCGTGAGCGCTCGCTCGAAGACCATCATCGCACTCGCCCAAGCCTTTCACTCCGGCGTCGTGAAGCTGGATGCGGGCGCCAATCCGGACACGGCCATCGCGCAGCTCGTGGCCCTGCCCGGCATCGGCCCATGGACGGCACACTACATTGCCATGCGGGCCCTGCGGTGGCCGGATGCTTTTCCCAAGGAGGACATCGCCGTGCGCAACAACCTCGGTGGCGTGAGCGCGAAGGAGGCTGAGGATCTCTCCCAGGCGTGGCGCCCGTGGCGCAGCTATGCTGTCATGCACGTGTGGAGGAATCCGCCTCCAAAACCAAAGCCGGCAGAATAA